The Micromonospora sp. Llam0 genome contains a region encoding:
- a CDS encoding FAD-binding oxidoreductase → MRGHGDYRDVSHWMATVDDELAARPALDGDTTADVAIVGAGYTGLWTAYYLARADPALRIVVLEREIAGYGASGRNGGWCSALLPSSPTALARRHGRDAAVAMQQAMYATVDEVGRVAAAEGIDCHWSHGGTVTLARTPAQLRRAEAAVAETHAYGGTDADLALLDADAATARCAADGVHGGTYTPHCAAIHPARLVCGLARAVERHGVPIHERTPVTGYGPGAARTPTGTVRAPVVVRATEGYTPALPGARRAVAPIYSLMIATEPLPDETWARIGLARRETFSDFRHLIIYGQRTADGRLAFGGRGAPYHFRSRVRPEYDRDPRVFTALRRTLGELFPVLGDAVPVARTWGGPLGVARDWAASVGLDRATGLAWAGGYVGDGVGTANLAGRTLADLILGVDSELTALPWVGHRSRRWEPEPLRWLGVNAGLRLVAAADAAETRGDRPSRLAGLLGRLTGH, encoded by the coding sequence GGTGACTACCGGGACGTGTCGCACTGGATGGCCACCGTGGACGACGAGCTGGCGGCCCGGCCCGCGCTGGACGGCGACACGACCGCCGACGTGGCGATCGTCGGTGCCGGCTACACCGGGCTGTGGACGGCGTACTACCTGGCCCGCGCCGACCCGGCGCTGCGGATCGTGGTGCTGGAGCGGGAGATCGCCGGGTACGGTGCCTCCGGGCGCAACGGCGGCTGGTGTTCGGCGCTGCTGCCCAGCTCGCCGACCGCGCTGGCCCGCCGGCACGGCCGAGACGCGGCGGTCGCCATGCAGCAGGCCATGTACGCCACGGTCGACGAGGTCGGCCGGGTCGCCGCCGCCGAGGGCATCGACTGCCACTGGAGCCACGGCGGCACGGTCACTCTGGCCCGTACCCCGGCGCAGCTGCGGCGGGCCGAGGCCGCCGTCGCCGAGACCCACGCGTACGGCGGCACCGACGCCGACCTCGCCCTGCTGGACGCCGACGCGGCGACCGCCCGGTGCGCCGCCGACGGCGTACACGGCGGCACCTACACCCCGCACTGCGCGGCGATCCACCCGGCCCGGCTGGTCTGTGGCCTGGCCCGGGCCGTCGAACGGCACGGCGTGCCGATCCACGAACGGACCCCGGTCACCGGGTACGGCCCCGGGGCAGCCCGGACACCGACCGGCACGGTCCGCGCCCCGGTGGTGGTACGGGCGACCGAGGGCTACACCCCGGCGCTGCCCGGCGCCCGCCGCGCGGTGGCCCCGATCTACTCGCTGATGATCGCCACCGAGCCACTGCCGGACGAGACCTGGGCCCGGATCGGGCTGGCGCGGCGGGAGACGTTCAGCGATTTCCGGCATCTGATCATCTACGGGCAGCGGACCGCCGACGGCCGGCTGGCGTTCGGCGGGCGGGGCGCGCCGTACCACTTCCGGTCCCGGGTCCGGCCCGAGTACGACCGGGACCCACGGGTGTTCACCGCGCTACGCCGCACGCTCGGCGAGCTGTTCCCGGTGCTCGGCGACGCGGTACCGGTGGCCCGGACCTGGGGCGGCCCGCTCGGCGTCGCCCGGGACTGGGCGGCGTCGGTGGGGTTGGACCGGGCCACCGGGCTGGCCTGGGCCGGCGGGTACGTCGGCGACGGGGTGGGCACCGCCAATCTGGCCGGCCGTACCCTCGCCGACCTGATCCTCGGCGTGGACAGCGAGTTGACCGCGCTGCCCTGGGTCGGGCACCGCTCGCGGCGCTGGGAGCCGGAGCCGCTGCGCTGGCTCGGCGTCAACGCGGGTCTGCGGCTGGTGGCCGCCGCCGACGCGGCCGAGACCCGAGGGGACCGGCCGTCCCGGCTGGCCGGGCTGCTGGGCCGGCTGACCGGACACTGA